In the genome of Desulfuromonas acetexigens, one region contains:
- the bamE gene encoding outer membrane protein assembly factor BamE domain-containing protein, protein MVVILLLALAGCASAGRNFNVPAVQEITMGETSKADITRLFGAPWRTGIEDGRETWTYGHYKYSLFGETKTRDLVLRYDGQGKVASYTFNSTYPEDRQP, encoded by the coding sequence ATGGTGGTGATTCTGCTGCTGGCCCTGGCCGGATGCGCCAGTGCCGGGCGGAACTTCAATGTGCCGGCGGTGCAGGAGATCACGATGGGGGAGACGAGCAAGGCGGATATCACCCGTTTGTTCGGGGCGCCCTGGCGCACCGGCATCGAGGACGGCCGGGAAACCTGGACCTACGGCCATTACAAGTATTCCCTCTTCGGCGAAACCAAGACCCGCGATCTGGTCTTGCGCTACGACGGCCAGGGCAAGGTCGCTTCCTACACCTTCAATTCCACCTACCCGGAGGATAGGCAGCCCTGA
- a CDS encoding helical backbone metal receptor — translation MPRPLLRLLGLALLLLGASHPTWAEAPERIVSLAPAMTEILFALGLDEQVVGITSVCDRPEAARDKTRVGGMSNPSLEAILALKPELVVMTTDGNPKHIADQLQRFGIPIHVFTPRRLSEIPGGIRELGARVGAEKAADTLAVELETLLKTPPRFAAGEGPKALFVIWPEPLIVAGPGTLIDDALTLIGYVNIAADAGTAYPRFSVEEALRRKPEIIFLGLGHDRDNPRTQRLLQRLAPAGLDHPGRIVSVGDALYRAGPRLPAGIVEISPGQGFEPERADR, via the coding sequence ATGCCGCGCCCCCTTCTCCGCCTTCTCGGCCTCGCCCTGCTCCTTCTGGGGGCCAGCCATCCGACCTGGGCCGAGGCGCCGGAGCGGATCGTCTCCCTGGCCCCGGCCATGACCGAGATCCTCTTCGCTCTCGGTCTCGACGAGCAGGTGGTGGGGATCACCTCGGTCTGCGACCGGCCCGAGGCGGCGCGGGACAAAACCCGGGTGGGAGGGATGTCGAATCCTTCGCTGGAAGCGATTCTCGCCCTGAAACCGGAACTGGTGGTGATGACCACCGACGGCAACCCGAAACATATCGCCGATCAGCTGCAACGCTTCGGGATACCGATTCACGTCTTCACCCCCCGCCGTCTTTCGGAAATCCCCGGGGGCATCCGCGAACTCGGCGCGCGCGTCGGCGCCGAAAAAGCCGCCGACACCCTGGCGGTGGAACTTGAAACCTTGCTGAAAACCCCTCCCCGGTTCGCCGCCGGGGAGGGGCCGAAGGCGCTCTTCGTCATCTGGCCCGAACCGCTCATCGTCGCCGGTCCCGGCACCCTCATCGACGACGCCCTGACCCTGATCGGCTACGTCAACATCGCCGCCGACGCCGGTACCGCCTACCCGCGCTTTTCCGTGGAAGAAGCCCTGCGCCGGAAACCCGAAATCATCTTCCTCGGCCTCGGCCACGACCGGGACAATCCCCGGACTCAACGCCTGCTGCAACGCCTCGCCCCTGCCGGGCTCGATCATCCCGGGCGGATCGTCTCCGTCGGCGATGCCCTCTATCGCGCCGGGCCGCGCCTGCCCGCCGGCATCGTCGAAATTTCCCCCGGCCAAGGCTTCGAGCCGGAAAGAGCCGACCGATGA
- a CDS encoding aminotransferase yields MRFAISPHIEKVHFPPISEVKGWIAGREFPAEKPLVDLCQAVPDYAPAPELTAHLQGLLADPLTSKYSPDEGLLEARAAVCDWYGRIYGAALKPEELCLTIGASQAFWLAMMVLCQAGDEVVVQTPYYFDHAMGLDMLGIRSVYAPFDAASGGQPDVDVIARLITAKTRAILLVTPSNPTGAVTPPATLRRLFELARAQGIALVLDETYNAFIDAPPHDLFCDPAWGDHLVQIASFGKTFALTGYRAGALVASERFIHHALKAQDTMVVCAPRVTQQAIRYGVEHLDDWIVANRRMMQRRHDAFRAAFVRPDNPFKLAASGGFFAWVRHPSARATGRQVARRLADEANLICLPGEVFGPDMEGYLRLAFGNIREAEIPEAVSRFLEFRP; encoded by the coding sequence ATGCGTTTCGCCATCTCTCCCCATATCGAAAAGGTGCATTTCCCGCCGATTTCCGAGGTCAAGGGCTGGATCGCCGGGCGCGAGTTTCCGGCGGAGAAGCCGCTGGTCGATCTCTGTCAGGCGGTGCCCGATTATGCTCCGGCGCCGGAGTTGACCGCTCACCTGCAAGGACTGCTTGCCGATCCGCTGACTTCCAAGTATTCCCCCGACGAGGGGCTGCTTGAAGCGCGCGCGGCGGTCTGCGACTGGTACGGGCGGATCTACGGGGCGGCGCTGAAGCCGGAAGAGCTGTGCCTGACCATCGGCGCCAGTCAGGCCTTCTGGCTGGCGATGATGGTGCTGTGTCAAGCCGGGGATGAAGTGGTGGTGCAGACGCCCTACTATTTCGATCACGCCATGGGCCTCGACATGCTCGGGATCCGCTCGGTCTACGCCCCCTTCGACGCCGCCTCCGGCGGACAGCCGGATGTGGACGTCATCGCGCGCCTGATTACGGCGAAAACCCGCGCCATTTTGCTGGTGACGCCGAGCAACCCGACCGGGGCGGTGACGCCCCCCGCGACCCTGCGCCGCCTTTTCGAACTGGCCCGCGCCCAGGGCATCGCCCTGGTGCTGGACGAAACCTACAACGCCTTTATCGACGCGCCGCCGCATGACCTCTTCTGCGACCCGGCCTGGGGCGATCATCTGGTGCAGATCGCCTCCTTCGGCAAGACCTTCGCCCTCACCGGCTATCGGGCCGGGGCGCTGGTGGCGTCGGAGCGCTTCATTCATCATGCCCTCAAGGCTCAGGACACCATGGTGGTCTGCGCGCCGCGCGTCACCCAGCAGGCGATCCGTTACGGCGTCGAGCATCTGGATGACTGGATCGTCGCCAACCGCCGGATGATGCAGCGGCGTCACGACGCCTTCCGCGCCGCTTTCGTCCGCCCCGACAATCCCTTTAAACTGGCGGCCAGCGGCGGCTTCTTCGCCTGGGTCAGGCATCCGTCGGCCAGAGCCACCGGGCGGCAGGTGGCGCGGCGACTGGCCGACGAGGCCAACCTCATCTGCCTGCCCGGCGAAGTCTTCGGTCCGGATATGGAAGGCTATCTGCGCCTGGCCTTCGGTAATATCCGCGAGGCCGAGATCCCCGAGGCGGTAAGTCGCTTCCTCGAATTTCGCCCCTGA
- the hrpB gene encoding ATP-dependent helicase HrpB, whose protein sequence is MSFPELPIAEALPALRAALSAHDCAVLQAPPGAGKTTRVPLALLDAPWLDGRSILMLEPRRLAATNAARYMARQLGEAVGATVGYVIRYERKISRATRVEVVTEGILTRRLQSDPELAGVGLVIFDEFHERNLNSDLALALCRDAQQGLREDLKILVMSATLDAEPVARLLGDAPLVSSAGRAHPVEIRYLDREPVGRLDEIVAAAVRRALKETSGDLLVFLPGAGEIRRCAARLVDLTGAVDIRPLYGDLHFAEQERAILPGPRRRVVLATNIAETSLTIDGVAVVVDAGWERRPRFDTARGMTTLVLTRISRASAEQRAGRAGRLGPGICYRLWPEGLHGALLPFTPPEIRGADLASLALDLARWGVDDANKLAWLDPPPAGHLAGARALLRLLGALDAGDRITPLGEAMAALPLHPRLARLLLAARDSGCPALGADLAALLSERDLLSGGEPPRHAGESDLLDRLELLRRSGAEGVTRAARQFRRLLGTEDSQSAPADGESVGRLLAVAFPDRIGREREAGSGRYRLSGGQGARLSPRSSVKGGEWLVAVELEGKPGAEGEIRLASRLSREWIEELFGKALDWRREVEWEESAGRVIAREARRLGAVIVQERPVKALPEDVTPALLALLRRQGLGLLDWSSPELGQWRARVMLLARLRPQGGWPELADAALLATLEDWLAPHLSGVTTLAGLRRVALLPALHGLLSWERARTLDRLAPERLEVPSGSRIRVDYQGSERPVLACKLQELFGLAETPRLVEGELPVLIHLLSPAGRPLAVTDDLRSFWDRVYPEVKKEMKGRYPKHPWPDDPWNAVATRLVKRRLPGG, encoded by the coding sequence ATGTCTTTTCCCGAGCTGCCGATCGCCGAGGCGCTTCCGGCCTTGCGGGCGGCGCTTTCCGCCCATGATTGCGCCGTGTTGCAGGCTCCGCCCGGCGCGGGCAAGACCACCCGCGTGCCGTTGGCCCTGCTCGACGCCCCCTGGCTGGATGGGCGGTCGATCCTGATGCTGGAACCGCGCCGTTTGGCGGCGACCAACGCCGCCCGCTACATGGCCCGGCAGCTGGGCGAGGCGGTCGGCGCCACCGTCGGCTACGTCATTCGCTATGAACGTAAGATTTCTCGCGCCACCCGCGTCGAGGTGGTCACCGAGGGGATTCTCACCCGCCGCCTGCAAAGCGATCCGGAACTGGCCGGGGTCGGGTTGGTGATCTTCGACGAATTCCACGAGCGTAACCTCAACTCCGATCTGGCTCTGGCTCTCTGCCGCGATGCCCAGCAGGGCTTGCGCGAGGATTTGAAAATCCTGGTCATGTCGGCGACCCTCGACGCCGAACCGGTCGCCCGCCTGCTCGGCGACGCGCCTCTGGTCAGCAGCGCCGGCCGCGCCCATCCAGTGGAGATCCGCTATCTCGACCGGGAACCCGTGGGCCGGCTGGACGAGATTGTCGCCGCCGCCGTGCGCCGGGCGCTTAAGGAAACGAGCGGCGATCTGCTCGTTTTTCTCCCCGGCGCCGGGGAGATTCGCCGTTGCGCCGCCCGCTTGGTCGATCTGACTGGAGCGGTCGACATCCGCCCTCTCTACGGCGATCTCCATTTCGCCGAGCAGGAGCGGGCCATTCTCCCTGGCCCCCGGCGGCGGGTGGTGCTGGCCACCAACATCGCCGAAACCAGCCTGACCATCGACGGGGTGGCGGTGGTGGTCGACGCCGGCTGGGAGCGTCGCCCCCGCTTCGATACCGCCCGGGGGATGACGACTCTGGTGCTGACCCGCATCTCCCGCGCCAGCGCCGAACAGCGGGCCGGACGGGCCGGGCGTCTGGGGCCGGGCATCTGCTATCGGCTCTGGCCGGAAGGGCTGCACGGGGCGCTGCTTCCCTTCACTCCGCCGGAAATCCGCGGCGCCGACCTCGCTTCCCTGGCCCTCGATCTGGCCCGTTGGGGGGTGGACGACGCCAACAAGCTCGCCTGGCTCGATCCGCCCCCGGCCGGACATCTGGCCGGAGCGCGGGCGCTTTTGCGCCTGCTCGGCGCCCTCGATGCAGGCGACCGCATTACCCCCTTGGGCGAAGCCATGGCGGCGCTCCCGCTTCATCCCCGGCTGGCCCGGTTGCTGCTGGCGGCGCGGGACTCCGGTTGTCCGGCGCTCGGGGCCGATCTGGCGGCGCTCCTTTCCGAACGCGATCTCTTATCCGGAGGGGAACCCCCCCGTCACGCCGGGGAAAGCGACCTGCTCGACCGCCTGGAATTGCTCCGTCGTTCGGGAGCCGAGGGGGTGACGCGGGCGGCCCGCCAGTTCCGCCGCCTGCTGGGCACGGAGGATTCCCAATCCGCACCGGCGGACGGCGAAAGCGTTGGTCGCCTGCTGGCCGTCGCTTTTCCCGACCGTATTGGCCGGGAGCGGGAAGCCGGCAGCGGTCGTTATCGGCTCAGTGGCGGCCAGGGGGCGCGCCTTTCCCCCCGTTCGTCGGTCAAGGGCGGTGAGTGGCTGGTGGCGGTGGAGTTGGAAGGAAAACCGGGCGCCGAGGGGGAAATTCGCCTTGCCAGCCGTCTGTCGCGGGAATGGATCGAAGAGCTCTTCGGCAAGGCGCTCGACTGGCGGCGCGAAGTGGAGTGGGAGGAAAGCGCGGGACGGGTCATCGCCCGCGAGGCGCGACGGCTTGGCGCGGTGATCGTACAGGAACGGCCGGTCAAGGCGCTCCCCGAGGATGTGACTCCGGCGCTCTTGGCGCTGCTGCGGCGGCAGGGTTTGGGCTTGCTCGACTGGAGTTCGCCGGAGCTTGGCCAATGGCGGGCGCGGGTCATGCTACTGGCGCGCCTGCGGCCGCAAGGGGGGTGGCCCGAGCTGGCCGACGCCGCGCTGTTGGCGACCCTGGAGGATTGGCTCGCGCCCCATCTCTCCGGCGTGACCACTCTGGCGGGGTTGCGCCGGGTGGCGCTCCTCCCTGCCCTGCACGGGTTGCTCAGTTGGGAGCGGGCGCGGACGCTGGACCGCCTCGCCCCCGAACGGCTGGAAGTGCCGAGCGGCTCGCGCATCCGGGTCGATTACCAGGGCAGCGAGCGGCCGGTGCTGGCCTGCAAGCTCCAGGAACTCTTCGGCCTGGCCGAAACCCCGCGCCTGGTCGAGGGGGAGTTGCCGGTGCTGATCCATCTCCTTTCCCCGGCCGGGCGGCCGTTGGCCGTCACCGACGACCTGCGCAGCTTCTGGGACCGGGTCTATCCCGAAGTGAAGAAAGAAATGAAGGGGCGCTACCCCAAGCACCCCTGGCCCGACGACCCCTGGAACGCCGTCGCCACCCGACTGGTCAAACGGCGGCTGCCGGGGGGCTGA
- a CDS encoding acyloxyacyl hydrolase, which translates to MKQFLLMPAVLILTLFIAGRAPAAEAPVPTRYGLAAVAGQSYSPTNDREFLLLSAAALFDYERVWPHRAPEALRFKVEGAAGLSTAPRSRGVVSGNIFAFYYLDGLRTATLRPYAEAGIGLIYTDFQEKDQGLRLNFNPQAGFGVEIGADGASPWLVALRLHHLSNGELHRDNRGMNSLMVQIGKFF; encoded by the coding sequence ATGAAACAGTTTCTCTTGATGCCGGCCGTGTTGATCCTGACTCTGTTCATCGCGGGGCGCGCCCCGGCGGCGGAGGCTCCGGTTCCCACCCGCTACGGTCTGGCGGCGGTGGCCGGACAGTCCTACTCGCCGACCAACGACCGCGAGTTTCTGCTCCTCTCGGCGGCGGCGCTCTTCGATTACGAGCGGGTCTGGCCGCACCGCGCCCCCGAGGCGCTGCGCTTCAAGGTCGAAGGCGCCGCCGGTCTGAGCACCGCCCCCCGCAGCCGGGGCGTGGTGTCGGGCAACATCTTTGCCTTCTATTATCTCGATGGCCTGCGCACGGCGACGCTGCGGCCCTACGCCGAGGCCGGCATCGGGCTGATCTACACCGATTTCCAGGAGAAGGATCAGGGCCTGCGCCTCAACTTCAATCCCCAGGCGGGGTTCGGGGTGGAGATCGGCGCCGACGGCGCATCCCCCTGGCTCGTCGCCCTCCGCCTGCATCATCTTTCCAACGGCGAACTGCATCGGGACAACCGGGGGATGAATTCTCTCATGGTGCAAATCGGAAAATTTTTCTAG
- a CDS encoding toll/interleukin-1 receptor domain-containing protein, whose amino-acid sequence MGKAGNAIFISYRREDGAAFAGRLLDRLSDRFGAERVFMDVDDIEPGRDFVEAIEQAVAESSVLLVVIGRLWLRREVGEEDFVQREILAALQHGIKVIPILIAGASMPEAADLPKELAPFTRKNAIVMRDSHFHDDVAALLGILERELPRRRGGARGWAWAASLVAALLIVLGGIYWYRTAGFDAASLAGDWRAEVVTSQGYCYSIDFHFVVFDGELTGTVRYPTGLAVIGAAEVDGSRIAFQSEHVPQFETEKAIIRFHGRRSKDGLRLLMQTDQGQEEFVARRRSP is encoded by the coding sequence ATGGGAAAAGCCGGAAACGCCATCTTCATCAGTTATCGCCGCGAGGACGGCGCGGCTTTCGCCGGTCGGCTCCTTGATCGCCTGAGCGATCGGTTCGGCGCCGAGCGGGTCTTCATGGATGTGGACGACATCGAGCCGGGGCGGGATTTTGTCGAGGCCATCGAGCAAGCGGTGGCGGAGTCCAGTGTTCTGCTGGTGGTCATCGGCAGGTTGTGGCTCAGACGCGAGGTAGGTGAAGAGGATTTCGTTCAGCGGGAAATCCTCGCTGCCCTGCAGCATGGGATCAAGGTGATTCCGATTCTGATCGCGGGGGCGAGCATGCCGGAGGCGGCGGATTTGCCGAAGGAGCTGGCTCCTTTCACGCGGAAGAACGCCATCGTCATGCGCGACAGCCATTTCCACGACGATGTCGCCGCCTTGCTGGGAATTCTCGAGCGGGAGCTGCCGCGCCGGCGGGGCGGCGCGAGGGGCTGGGCCTGGGCCGCTTCGCTTGTGGCGGCGTTATTGATTGTGCTGGGGGGAATTTACTGGTATCGCACGGCGGGTTTCGATGCCGCTTCCCTGGCCGGGGACTGGCGGGCTGAGGTCGTCACCAGTCAGGGCTATTGCTATAGCATCGACTTTCATTTCGTCGTCTTCGACGGGGAACTGACCGGGACGGTGCGCTACCCCACCGGCCTCGCCGTGATCGGCGCGGCGGAGGTCGACGGCTCGCGCATCGCCTTCCAAAGCGAGCATGTGCCCCAGTTCGAGACGGAAAAAGCCATCATCCGTTTTCATGGCCGGAGGTCGAAGGACGGCCTCCGTCTCCTCATGCAGACCGACCAGGGGCAGGAAGAGTTCGTCGCTCGCCGCCGTTCCCCCTGA
- a CDS encoding TonB-dependent receptor plug domain-containing protein, with protein sequence MFKRIVCLSLSLLFLPTFPVRAEVATLPGVVVTASPWAEPEETVTQDLRVITREEIEAKGAAFVTDLLRGQPGLHLAQSGGSGKNTSIFLRGGSSAQVLVLIDGVKINSPSTGSVDISGIAASDIERIEIIKGPQSTLYGSEAMAGVINIITRQGADQPKVSLTTEAGSYRTVKNTATFAGATDLWNYRLTADRFDSDGISVAKSGSERDGYQKSAVSSRIRLTPTEQAELGLNLRYSRDRSELDDFLYGVGPVDDRHFLQKRDNYLISVDGKINPTEHYEQSLTLSLAGERYRSKDADTLWNNSEIDTDTRIADWRHTFDFAPATVTAGFNFRREAADIEESFDESTDNRAAYLNGKLRFFDDSLILDGGIRHDNHETFGDHTTYRAGALYRLTSWGTRFKGNYGTGFRAPSLNDLYFPFWGNENLEPEKSRSFDAGIEQDFFDGRLILGAGWFRQRYHNLIQGNALTFTADNIGRARSEGWELEATLTPTDNLTLNAAFTTMDSVDLETDRRLSLRPEKTANASAEYRIAAFLISADYRYVGDRFDISADRRLPSYSLVDLRLSYDLSPTVTVFARGENVLDKDHQEVAGYETPDAAVYAGLRATF encoded by the coding sequence ATGTTCAAACGCATCGTCTGTCTGTCCCTGTCCCTACTCTTCTTGCCGACGTTCCCGGTCCGGGCCGAGGTCGCCACTCTGCCGGGGGTCGTCGTCACCGCCTCCCCCTGGGCGGAACCGGAAGAAACCGTCACCCAGGATCTGCGGGTCATCACCCGGGAAGAGATCGAGGCCAAGGGCGCGGCCTTCGTCACCGATCTGCTCCGGGGTCAACCCGGTCTGCATCTGGCGCAAAGCGGCGGTAGCGGCAAGAACACCTCGATCTTCCTCCGCGGCGGTTCCAGCGCGCAGGTGCTGGTCCTCATCGACGGGGTCAAGATCAACAGCCCGAGCACCGGCTCGGTCGATATCTCCGGCATCGCCGCAAGCGACATCGAACGCATCGAAATCATTAAAGGCCCGCAGAGCACCCTGTACGGCTCGGAAGCCATGGCCGGGGTGATCAACATCATCACCCGCCAAGGGGCGGATCAGCCCAAAGTGAGCCTGACGACGGAGGCCGGCTCTTACCGCACGGTGAAAAACACCGCGACCTTCGCCGGCGCCACCGACCTCTGGAACTATCGTCTCACCGCTGACCGTTTCGACAGCGACGGCATTTCCGTGGCCAAGAGCGGCTCGGAACGGGATGGCTACCAGAAGAGCGCGGTCTCTTCCCGCATCCGTCTCACCCCGACGGAGCAAGCCGAACTGGGGCTCAACCTGCGCTACAGCCGCGATCGCTCGGAACTCGACGACTTCCTCTACGGGGTCGGGCCGGTGGACGATCGCCACTTCCTGCAGAAGCGGGACAATTACCTGATCTCCGTCGACGGTAAAATCAACCCGACGGAGCATTACGAGCAGAGTCTGACTCTCTCCTTGGCCGGGGAACGCTACCGCTCCAAGGATGCCGACACCCTCTGGAACAATTCCGAGATCGACACCGACACCCGCATCGCCGACTGGCGGCACACCTTCGACTTTGCTCCCGCCACGGTGACCGCCGGCTTCAACTTTCGCCGGGAAGCCGCCGATATTGAAGAGAGTTTCGACGAGTCGACGGACAATCGCGCCGCCTACCTGAACGGCAAGCTGCGCTTTTTCGACGACAGCCTGATCCTCGACGGCGGCATCCGCCACGACAACCACGAAACCTTCGGCGATCACACCACCTATCGGGCCGGAGCACTCTACCGATTGACCTCCTGGGGCACCCGTTTCAAGGGGAACTACGGCACCGGCTTCCGCGCCCCCAGCCTCAACGACCTCTACTTCCCCTTCTGGGGGAACGAGAACCTCGAACCGGAAAAGAGCCGCTCCTTCGACGCCGGGATCGAGCAGGATTTTTTCGACGGCCGCCTGATCCTGGGCGCCGGATGGTTCCGGCAGCGCTATCACAACCTCATTCAGGGTAACGCGCTTACCTTCACCGCCGACAATATCGGCCGCGCCCGCAGCGAAGGCTGGGAATTGGAAGCGACCCTCACTCCCACGGACAATCTGACCCTGAACGCCGCCTTCACCACCATGGATTCGGTCGATCTGGAAACGGACCGGCGTCTGTCCCTGCGCCCGGAGAAGACCGCGAACGCTTCGGCCGAGTATCGCATCGCCGCCTTTCTGATCAGCGCCGACTACCGCTACGTCGGGGACCGCTTCGACATCTCGGCCGACCGGCGACTGCCGTCCTATTCCCTGGTCGATCTGCGCCTCTCCTATGATCTGAGCCCGACGGTCACCGTCTTTGCCCGCGGAGAAAACGTGCTGGACAAGGATCATCAGGAAGTCGCCGGTTACGAAACCCCCGACGCCGCCGTCTACGCGGGCCTCCGCGCGACCTTTTAG
- a CDS encoding ABC transporter ATP-binding protein, translating into MLDFADIAFDFSDTPFIAGLSFTVAQGEMLGLIGPNGAGKSTILKLAAGLLKPRAGSIRLAGRPISSYSGRQRARRVAYLPQQLDARLPFRVAELVEMGGYPHLGKAPRETFEALRLAGLETKADAPLGQLSGGELRRAYLAMTLRQGADCLLLDEPLAGLDLKYQAELLQLLRGIAARTGTTVVMSLHDMGAALWLDRLLALKEGELIGAGKPRELLTEGLIRKLFDLDEEAAWIFRPGAGLPETKAATF; encoded by the coding sequence ATGCTCGATTTTGCCGACATCGCCTTCGACTTCAGCGACACGCCTTTCATCGCCGGACTCTCCTTCACCGTCGCCCAAGGAGAAATGCTCGGCCTCATCGGCCCGAACGGCGCCGGGAAATCGACCATCCTGAAACTCGCCGCCGGCCTGCTCAAACCCCGCGCCGGGAGCATTCGCCTCGCCGGCCGACCTATCTCTTCCTACAGCGGCCGGCAACGGGCACGCCGGGTCGCCTATCTGCCCCAACAGCTCGACGCCCGCCTCCCCTTCCGCGTCGCCGAATTGGTCGAAATGGGCGGCTATCCACACCTTGGCAAAGCCCCGCGCGAGACCTTTGAAGCTTTGCGCCTGGCCGGTCTCGAAACCAAGGCCGACGCGCCCCTCGGCCAGCTGAGCGGCGGCGAACTGCGCCGGGCCTATCTGGCCATGACCCTGCGCCAGGGGGCGGACTGTCTCCTTCTCGATGAACCGCTGGCCGGTCTCGATCTGAAATATCAGGCGGAACTGCTGCAACTGTTGCGGGGAATCGCCGCGCGAACCGGAACGACCGTCGTCATGTCGCTGCACGACATGGGTGCGGCGCTCTGGCTCGACCGGCTGCTGGCCTTGAAGGAGGGGGAGTTGATCGGCGCGGGGAAGCCGCGGGAGCTGCTCACTGAAGGATTGATCCGGAAACTCTTTGATCTCGACGAGGAAGCGGCCTGGATTTTCCGCCCCGGCGCGGGCCTGCCCGAAACGAAAGCCGCGACTTTCTGA
- a CDS encoding FecCD family ABC transporter permease, whose protein sequence is MKRTRMLLACAAALLLALASVFFGPRLINPLSLDAESRQILLLLRLPRSAVAFLMGGGLGASGLILQGVFRNPLADPYILGLSGGASLAAALGILLAGSLPLPLPVLAFAGALGACALVAALGRGPEGLRPDRLLLGGIGLGFFFSAVLLLLMTLSSDGGLKRTILWMSGDLSSANWELIPGGLALILGGLALALFRSKGLNVLGLGDEIAHGLGFNPGRERFFLFVAASLMTAAAVSLGGTVGFVGLLVPHAVRHLVGADARRALPVSFFGGGALLCLADSLGRSLAAPLEIPAGVIVALIGAPWFILVLRKKGYGL, encoded by the coding sequence ATGAAGCGCACCAGGATGCTTCTCGCCTGCGCGGCGGCACTGCTTTTGGCCCTGGCTTCGGTCTTTTTCGGGCCGCGCCTGATCAACCCCCTGTCCCTCGATGCTGAGTCCCGGCAGATCCTGCTGTTGCTGCGCCTGCCTCGCTCGGCCGTCGCCTTTCTCATGGGGGGCGGGCTCGGCGCTTCCGGCCTCATTCTCCAGGGCGTCTTTCGCAACCCCCTGGCCGACCCCTACATTCTCGGCCTCTCCGGCGGCGCCTCCCTGGCGGCGGCCCTCGGCATCCTGCTGGCCGGCAGTCTTCCCCTGCCCTTGCCGGTACTGGCCTTCGCCGGCGCTCTCGGCGCCTGCGCCCTGGTCGCCGCCCTCGGCCGGGGACCGGAAGGATTGCGTCCGGATCGTCTGCTACTGGGCGGCATCGGTCTCGGCTTCTTCTTCTCCGCCGTCCTCCTGCTGCTCATGACCCTCTCCAGCGACGGCGGCCTCAAGCGCACCATTCTCTGGATGTCCGGCGACCTCTCCTCGGCGAACTGGGAACTGATCCCCGGCGGCCTGGCCTTGATCCTTGGCGGGCTCGCGCTGGCGCTGTTCCGGAGCAAAGGGCTCAACGTCCTCGGCCTCGGCGACGAAATCGCCCACGGCCTCGGCTTCAACCCGGGGCGGGAACGCTTCTTCCTCTTCGTCGCCGCTTCCCTCATGACCGCCGCCGCCGTCTCCCTCGGCGGCACCGTCGGCTTCGTCGGCCTGCTCGTCCCCCACGCCGTCCGCCATCTGGTCGGCGCCGATGCCCGGCGCGCCCTGCCCGTCTCCTTTTTCGGCGGCGGCGCCCTTCTCTGTCTCGCCGACAGTCTCGGCCGTAGCCTGGCCGCCCCCCTGGAGATCCCGGCCGGGGTCATCGTCGCCCTGATCGGCGCGCCCTGGTTCATCCTGGTGCTGCGCAAGAAAGGGTACGGATTGTAA